CCGGCTATCCCAAGGAGGCAAAATCACCAAATTTCTGGAATGGATGCCGCGCCCCGCTTCCAGAGGGCGAATCCAGAAAGGGGTTCTTTGAAATGATGAAGCTGCTCACTAACCGCCGCATGTTCCTCAAAGGTACCGCCGCAGCCGGGATCGTCGCTGCGTCAGGCGTGCCGGCATTTGCTCGCGATGGCGCGCTGCGATGGGGCTCATCCAGCCTCGGGTCATCCGGATATGTCATACTCGAGGCGATGGCGAATGTGACGAACAAGCATACGAACCTGCACAACGCCGTGCAGGCCACCGCCGGAACCACGGAGAACTTCGCGTTGCTGGGATCGGGTGAGCTGGATATTGCTCACACAACCTCGATCGATTGGGTGGCCGCGTTCCGCGGTGACAAACCCTATCCGGGCAAAATCGAGGCAAATCAGCTTTTATCCTATGTGAAATGGCTATGTCCGCCGCTCGTGCACAAGGATTCGGACATTCAGACGATTGCGGACCTCAAAGGCCGCAAATACAGCGCGTCCAAGCCGGGAAGCGGCGCGGCGGCCCTGTCGCGCATCCTGCTGGAATCGGCCGGACTCGGTTCAGATGGGCGCGATGTGGATTGGGTCTATGGCGGTTGGAAAGAGGTGTACAACAACTTCCAGCTGGGCCAGGTCGATTGCATCTTCGGGATTTTCACCAACGGAGCGCCGATCGGCCTGATCACCCAAGTGAACACCGCCGTTCCGCTGCGGGCACTTGAGTATTCGCAAGACGTTCTGGACGCCGCGATCGCCAAGAACCCCGGTATCCTGGTGGCCGATCTGACGCCTGAGGATTGGTCGGCTCTTGAAAAGCCGGTTCGCAGTCCAGTCTTTACCGGCATCCTTGGTGCGGCCACCTCCGTATCGGCCGAAGACGGCTACGAGATCGTGAAATCGGTGCTCGACAATGTCGAAGAGGTCAAATCCTTCGGTAAACCGCTTGCTGGAGTCGGCCTTGAAGCCGCGGTCAACAACCTGTTGGTTGCCTATCCCGTCAACGCCGGCGCGGCGCAATACTATAAGGAGAAAGGCGTCTGGCGCGACGAACTGAAGATCGCGTCGTAAATTCGATCCAGCAAAAAAGGTAGAGCCATCAAAACACGACTGGTGGCCTGCCTTGTATTGTCAGGAATGCCGACGTGACTGCGATCATCCCGAAGGATTTCCTAAGAGCCGACGACGGCCGATTGCGTCCGCTTTCCGTGGTGATGCTCGGGCTGGTTCTGTTCATGGCAATCAGCCACGTCATGCAACTCTGGTTTCTCTACATCCCGTCCAGCCTGTTTAAAACCCTGCACCTCTGTCTCAGTATTGTTACGTTATTCATCTGGTATGCGCAGCGGCGCGAGAGTAAGTGGCGCGGTGCCTCCGATCTGGTGCTCGCCTTTGTCGCGACCGCATGTCTTGCCTACGTCTTTCTGTCTTTCGAGGCTCTGATCCACGAGCGCATGTTCGGCCCTTCGACCGCCGATGTGATCGTCGGGGTGGCCCTTCTGATCGCGGCAATCACGGCGGCCTACAATGTCTGGGGCATCACGATACCGATCATTGCGATCGGTGCACTCCTATACGGCTATTTCGGCAACCTTTTTAACAGTGACCTGCTCTATCACAGTGGGATCAAGTTCGAGCGACTGATTTCCTATACGTCCATCCCATTTTTTGAAGGTCTTCTGGGCTCGATGACCGGACTCTCGGGCGGGCTCATTTTCGTCTTCATGCTGTTTGCCGGGCTGCTGCGCACAACCGGTGGCATAGATTTCATCCTGACCCTGGCAGAACGGTTGGGAGGGCGATCGCGCGGCGGACCGGCCAAGGTGGCCGTGGTTGGCAGCGGGATCATGGGTATGATCTCGGGCAGCACAGTGGCCAATGTCGCCTCGACCGGATCGATTACGATCCCGCTCATGAAGAGGAACGGCTTTCGTGGCAGTTATGCCGGCGCAGTCGAGGCCGTGGCCTCGACGGGCGGGCAGTTCATGCCGCCAGTGATGGGGCTGACGGCCTTTTTGATTGTCGGCATCACCGGCATTCCCTATGGCTCCGTCATGCTGGCGGCTCTGTTGCCGGCGTTGATCTTCTACGGCAATCTTTTTCTCGCAGTGCATTTTCAGGCGGTTGCTTCAGGCATGAAACCGCAGTTTGAAGAGGCCGCAAAACGCACCTCGCTGATACAGGACATCAAGGAATACGGTCACCTTCTGTTCGCCGTCGGGTTGCTGGTCTACCTGCTGATCGGTCGAATGCCGCCGGGGCACGCGGCGGTTATCGCTGCCTTGTTCATTGCCGCAGCGGAGCTGGTCAAACAATTGCTGCTGCACCGTGCGGCGCCGGGTGAAGGGCTGCGTATCGCCATAAACCGGATCGTTGCGGGTCTGCACGAGGGTGTCCTCAATGGCGCCCAACTCGCCGTTGTGATCGCCGTGATCGGCGTGCTGGTCGACATGATGACCATCACCGGATTCGCCCAGAAACTGTCAAACCTGATGCTGGGTGTCGCCGACGACAACCTCATCGTGCTGCTTTGCCTTGCCGCGCTCTCCTGCCTGGTCTTCGGACTCGGGATGCCGACGCCTGCCGCCTATTCGCTGGTAGCGGTGGTCGGCGCACCTGCGCTGGTCGATTTTGGAGTCGAAATGCTGACCGCGCATATGTTCGTCTTCTTCTTCGCCAATATGTCAGCGGTCACACCACCGGTGGCTCTGGCCGCCCTGGTTGCCTCGAAACTCGCTCAGGCAAGTTATGCGCGGACTGCGTTGATTGCCTCGATGCTCGGCCTTCCCGGTTTTGTTATCCCTTTCCTGTTCGTGGTTTACCCCGAACTGCTGATGTTGGAGGGCGCGCTGCCGCAGCGCTTCCTGACCTTTATCGCTTGCCTGGTCGGGTTCGCAGCAGTGAACGTGGCGGTTTCCGGCACAATGCTGACACCGAACCTTCCGGTCCGAATGCGCTTGGCAGCAGCTGCGACCGGAGCTTTGCTTCTTTGGCCGTCGCTCATCGCAACACTCATCGGATTTGTTGCATTTGCAGTCCTGCTATTTGTCGATCGGGCACGCAGCGCAAGCGAACCGATGACAACTTGAGAAGGAAAAAGAATGAAATTTATGCTCCTGGGGTCGGGAACGCCCGCGCCATCATTGACACGAATGTCATCAGGCTATGCTCTGGAAATCGGCGATGATTTGATTGTTTTCGATCACGGCGGTGGTGTGCATCAACGCTTCCTGGAAGGCGGGTTTCGCGCCAAAGACGTGACCCACTGTTTCCTGACCCACTACCACTATGACCATATAATGGATCTGCCTCGGCTTGTTCTGACCCGCTGGGATCACGGCGGTCCGGATGTCCCTGCATTGAACATCTATGGTCCGGATCCTCTT
This portion of the Hoeflea prorocentri genome encodes:
- a CDS encoding TAXI family TRAP transporter solute-binding subunit, translating into MKLLTNRRMFLKGTAAAGIVAASGVPAFARDGALRWGSSSLGSSGYVILEAMANVTNKHTNLHNAVQATAGTTENFALLGSGELDIAHTTSIDWVAAFRGDKPYPGKIEANQLLSYVKWLCPPLVHKDSDIQTIADLKGRKYSASKPGSGAAALSRILLESAGLGSDGRDVDWVYGGWKEVYNNFQLGQVDCIFGIFTNGAPIGLITQVNTAVPLRALEYSQDVLDAAIAKNPGILVADLTPEDWSALEKPVRSPVFTGILGAATSVSAEDGYEIVKSVLDNVEEVKSFGKPLAGVGLEAAVNNLLVAYPVNAGAAQYYKEKGVWRDELKIAS
- a CDS encoding TRAP transporter permease, which codes for MTAIIPKDFLRADDGRLRPLSVVMLGLVLFMAISHVMQLWFLYIPSSLFKTLHLCLSIVTLFIWYAQRRESKWRGASDLVLAFVATACLAYVFLSFEALIHERMFGPSTADVIVGVALLIAAITAAYNVWGITIPIIAIGALLYGYFGNLFNSDLLYHSGIKFERLISYTSIPFFEGLLGSMTGLSGGLIFVFMLFAGLLRTTGGIDFILTLAERLGGRSRGGPAKVAVVGSGIMGMISGSTVANVASTGSITIPLMKRNGFRGSYAGAVEAVASTGGQFMPPVMGLTAFLIVGITGIPYGSVMLAALLPALIFYGNLFLAVHFQAVASGMKPQFEEAAKRTSLIQDIKEYGHLLFAVGLLVYLLIGRMPPGHAAVIAALFIAAAELVKQLLLHRAAPGEGLRIAINRIVAGLHEGVLNGAQLAVVIAVIGVLVDMMTITGFAQKLSNLMLGVADDNLIVLLCLAALSCLVFGLGMPTPAAYSLVAVVGAPALVDFGVEMLTAHMFVFFFANMSAVTPPVALAALVASKLAQASYARTALIASMLGLPGFVIPFLFVVYPELLMLEGALPQRFLTFIACLVGFAAVNVAVSGTMLTPNLPVRMRLAAAATGALLLWPSLIATLIGFVAFAVLLFVDRARSASEPMTT